In the Corynebacterium jeikeium genome, TTCAGCTTCACCAGCGCATCCTTCGCGCCGTAGGCCATCATCTCGGCTGGGGTGGACATGCCCACCAGGCCTGCTTCCTCGGTCAGCTTCGTCAGCATGTCGAAGTAGCCCTTTTCGCCACCGGGGATGTGGCCCGGGTTGACGCGGGAGATGTAGGCGTCATATTTAGCGGCAACGTCTTCGTAGATCTCGCTGGTCTTCTCCGGGTCGAAGTAGACTACCTCGGCACCCCAGCCCTTTTCGCGTATGGCCTCGACGATGGGCATGGTGTCGCGACGGTGGCCGTCCTCACCCTTGTCGTTTCCGCCCTGAACCTCAAAGACAACAATGTTCTTGTGCACGGTTTCCCCTTGCTCTGGAAGTAAAAATACAGTGCGTATGGCCACTATTGGCCAACACCCTTAATTCTACGACTACCCAGCTCAGGTGGCAGTGGAAGAAAGACCGCCGATAAGGCGCTAGACTCTCAAACGATCGAAAGGCAGGTGTTACATGGGAATCGAATACGACCCCAGCCCTCAGCTCAAGCAGTACGCGCACCCAAACAAGCTGGTCACGAACGCGTGGCTCGGCGCGAAGCTTGGCACTCCCGGCCTCAAGGTCGTTGAGGTGGATGCGGATTCCCTTTTATACGATATTGGTCACATTCCCACCGCAATGCGCCTGAAATGGTACGAAGACCTCTCAGATCCCGTGTGGCGCGACCTTATCGGCCCTAAGGAGTTCGAGGAACTCATGGGGCGCCTGGGTATCACACGGGAGGACACGGTGGTGTTTTACGGCGACCACGCGAACCTGTGGGCCGTGTACGCCCTGTGGGTCTTCGAGCTTTTCGGCCACCCGGATGTGCGAATCCTGGACGGCGGACGAGATGCCTGGATGCAAGAAGAGCGGGAAATCTCCTACGCCGTCGATGAGGTTTCGCCGCGCCCCGTCTACTCAGTGCCTTCCCACCGGAATGACCACACCCACCGCATCTTCGTCGACGAGCTGCGCACGAAGTTCGACGGCACCCAGGTGATTGACCTGCGCAACGCCGAGGAATACACCGGTGAAGTAACCCTGCCTGGCTACCCAATCCGACGCAACGGACACGTGCCTGGGGCCAAAAACCTGCGCGCAGACTCCTCCCTGCTAGCTAACTCGCGCTTCCACCCCGCCGAGGCCATCCAGGCTATCCATGCGGAGCTGCAGCTGGACTCCCACCGCGAGACCGTCGTTTATTGCAACAACGGTGCACGCGCCGCACTCGAGTGGTTCGTGCTGCGCTTCCTCTTGGGCTGGGAAAATGTGCGCGTCTACGATGGCTCGTGGGTCGAATGGGGAAACATGATGCGCGTGCCCATCGAGCGTGGCTAACTGGGGCGTGTAGCCTCATTAACTAACCCCTAACTAATAACCCGAAAGGATTGCCCGTGACTTCCAGCTCCGCCGCTGACTTGACGAAGGTACTGATCGCCAACCGTGGCGAGATTGCAGTGCGCGTCATCCGGGCTGCGCGCGACGAGGGTATCGCTACCGTCGCCGTGTACGCCGATCCGGATGCCGAGGCGCCCTTCGTACGCATGGCAGACGAAGCGCTGGCCCTTGGAGGTCAGACTTCGGCGGAAACTTACCTGGATATCGACAAGATCATCGCCGCTGCCGCTAAGTCCGGCGCCGATGCGATCCACCCCGGTTATGGCTTCCTGTCGGAAAACGCAGACTTCGCCCAGGCCGTCGTCGATGCGGGCCTGAACTGGATCGGTCCGCCGCCGGAGGCGATTCGCAAGCTCGGCGATAAGGTCACTGCCCGAAACATCGCTCTTAGTGTTGACGCCCCTATGACTCCGGGCACTAAGGAGCCTGTCGCGGATGCTGCAGAGGTCACCGCCTTTGCGGAGCGTCACGGACTTCCAATCGCTATCAAGGCCGCCTTCGGCGGTGGTGGGCGTGGCATGAAGGTCGCCTACACCCTGGACGAGATTCCGGATCTCTTTGAATCTGCGACCCGCGAAGCCATCACCGCCTTCGGCCGTGGCGAGTGCTTCGTGGAGCGCTACCTGGACCGCGCCCGCCATGTCGAGGCGCAGGTCGTGGCTGATAAGCACGGCAATGTCGTTGTCGCCTCCACCCGCGACTGCTCCGCCCAGCGGCGTTTTCAGAAGCTCATCGAGGAAGCACCTGCACCATTCTTGAGCGACGAGCAGAACGAGCGCATCTACTCCTCCGCCAAGGCCATCTGCCGCGAGGCGGGCTACTACGGTGCGGGCACGGTGGAGTACCTGGTGGGCTCCGACGGGCTGATCAGCTTCCTGGAAGTTAACACTCGCCTGCAGGTGGAGCACCCTGTCACCGAGCAGGTCACCGGCTGGGATCTGGTACGCGAGCAGTTCCGTATTGCCCGTGGCGAGGAGCTATCCCGCACTGAGGATCCGGAGATTATTGGCCACTCCATCGAGTTCCGCATCAACGGCGAAGATCCGGCGAACAACTTCATGCCCGCCCCGGGCCGCATTCAGACCTACCGCGAGCCCGCAGGCCCCGGCGTGCGCATGGACTCCGGCATCGAAACCGGCACGGTGATCGGTGGCCAGTTCGATTCGATGTTGGCCAAGCTCATCGTCACCGGCGCCGACCGCGCCGAGGCTATTCAGCGTTCCCTGCGGGCACTGGAAGAGTACGAGGTCGAAGGCATCCCAACCGTTATCCCCTTCCACCAGGCTGCGCTGAATGATCCGGCCTTCGTCGCCGAAGACGGAAACTACCGCGTGTACACCCGGTGGATCGAAGAGGAGTGGGACAACCAGCTGCCCACCTACGAGGAGCCGCTAGCAGCAGCTGCCGAGGGCCAGCTGCCGAAGGAAAAGCTGGTCGTCGAGGTTGACGGCCGCCGCGTGGAGGTGCTGGTTCCGGGCGAAATTCTGGCGAGCCGTGGATCGGTGAGCCGTGCGAAGAAGCGTCGCGCAAATGCTGCGGACATCGCCATCACCGGCGACACGGTGGCCGCCCCAATGCAGGGCACCGTGATCAAGGTGGAAGTCGCGGAAGGCGACGAAGTGGCCGAGGGCGACGTTCTGCTGGTGCTCGAGGCGATGAAGATGGAAAACGCCGTCAAGGCGCACAAGTCCGGTGTGGTGCAGTCCTTAAGCGTCGGAAGCGGCGATGGCGTCACAAAGAACCAAGCACTTATGGAGCTGAAGGACGACAGCTCCGCTGAGAACGAATAGACGAGACAGGAAACACACCCCATGACTGAAACCCCTTCTGCGCAGGCAACCACGGTCGAAAAGAAGACGCCCAAGGGCA is a window encoding:
- a CDS encoding sulfurtransferase; amino-acid sequence: MGIEYDPSPQLKQYAHPNKLVTNAWLGAKLGTPGLKVVEVDADSLLYDIGHIPTAMRLKWYEDLSDPVWRDLIGPKEFEELMGRLGITREDTVVFYGDHANLWAVYALWVFELFGHPDVRILDGGRDAWMQEEREISYAVDEVSPRPVYSVPSHRNDHTHRIFVDELRTKFDGTQVIDLRNAEEYTGEVTLPGYPIRRNGHVPGAKNLRADSSLLANSRFHPAEAIQAIHAELQLDSHRETVVYCNNGARAALEWFVLRFLLGWENVRVYDGSWVEWGNMMRVPIERG
- a CDS encoding acetyl/propionyl/methylcrotonyl-CoA carboxylase subunit alpha — encoded protein: MTSSSAADLTKVLIANRGEIAVRVIRAARDEGIATVAVYADPDAEAPFVRMADEALALGGQTSAETYLDIDKIIAAAAKSGADAIHPGYGFLSENADFAQAVVDAGLNWIGPPPEAIRKLGDKVTARNIALSVDAPMTPGTKEPVADAAEVTAFAERHGLPIAIKAAFGGGGRGMKVAYTLDEIPDLFESATREAITAFGRGECFVERYLDRARHVEAQVVADKHGNVVVASTRDCSAQRRFQKLIEEAPAPFLSDEQNERIYSSAKAICREAGYYGAGTVEYLVGSDGLISFLEVNTRLQVEHPVTEQVTGWDLVREQFRIARGEELSRTEDPEIIGHSIEFRINGEDPANNFMPAPGRIQTYREPAGPGVRMDSGIETGTVIGGQFDSMLAKLIVTGADRAEAIQRSLRALEEYEVEGIPTVIPFHQAALNDPAFVAEDGNYRVYTRWIEEEWDNQLPTYEEPLAAAAEGQLPKEKLVVEVDGRRVEVLVPGEILASRGSVSRAKKRRANAADIAITGDTVAAPMQGTVIKVEVAEGDEVAEGDVLLVLEAMKMENAVKAHKSGVVQSLSVGSGDGVTKNQALMELKDDSSAENE